The following proteins are encoded in a genomic region of Grus americana isolate bGruAme1 chromosome 5, bGruAme1.mat, whole genome shotgun sequence:
- the APLNR gene encoding apelin receptor codes for MEEATDAYAYGENETECEYTEWGPSLSLLPAIYLLVFLLGTAGNGLVLWTVFKGGRDRRRSADTFIANLAAADLTFVATLPLWAAYAWLGYHWPFGTAACKVSSYLVFVNMYASVFCLTGLSFDRYLAIVRPLATAKLRSRVSGLVATVALWVLAALLALPALVLRRAAALSGDTKITCYMDYGDLAAPGTEGAWEVGLGLSSTALGFVAPFAVMLTCYFFIARTVASHFRRERAEGPRKRKRLLTIITVLVAAFGGCWLPFHLVKTLYVLMDLEVLPWSCGLHAFLNNLHPYCTGIAYINSCLNPFLYAFFDPRFRHACATLLCCRTPGPGTERSASYSSGHSHPPGGKGGPIPGGKLDPATQETLFRA; via the coding sequence ATGGAGGAGGCGACGGACGCCTATGCCTACGGGGAGAACGAGACGGAGTGCGAGTACACTGAGTGGGGCCCCTCgctgtccctgctgcccgcCATCTACCTGCTGGTCTTCCTGCTGGGCACGGCGGGCAACGGGCTGGTCCTCTGGACCGTCTTCAAGGGTGGCCGGGACCGCCGGCGCTCGGCCGACACCTTCATCGCCAACCTGGCCGCCGCCGACCTCACCTTCGTGGCCACCCTGCCGCTGTGGGCCGCCTACGCCTGGCTGGGCTACCACTGGCCCTTCGGCACGGCCGCCTGCAAGGTCAGCAGCTACCTGGTCTTCGTCAACATGTACGCCAGCGTCTTCTGCCTGACGGGGCTGAGCTTCGACCGCTACCTGGCCATCGTCCGGCCCCTGGCCACTGCCAAGCTGCGCTCGCGGGTCAGCGGGCTGGTGGCCACGGTGGCCCTGTGGGTGCTGGCGGCTCTGCTGGCCCTGCCGGCCCTGGTGCTGCGGCGGGCGGCCGCCCTCAGCGGGGACACCAAGATCACCTGCTACATGGACTATGGGGACCTGGCCGCCCCGGGGACGGAGGGCGCCTGGgaggtggggctggggctctCCTCCACCGCCCTGGGCTTCGTGGCCCCCTTCGCCGTCATGCTGACCTGCTACTTCTTCATCGCCCGCACCGTGGCCAGCCACTTCCGCCGGGAGCGGGCCGAGGGGCCCCGCAAGCGCAAGCGCCTCCTCACCATCATCACGGTGCTGGTGGCCGCCTTCgggggctgctggctgccctTCCACCTGGTCAAGACCCTCTACGTCCTGATGGACCTGGAGGTGCTGCCGTGGTCCTGCGGCCTCCACGCCTTCCTCAACAACCTCCACCCCTACTGCACCGGCATCGCCTACATCAACAGCTGCCTCAACCCCTTCCTCTACGCCTTCTTCGACCCCCGCTTCCGCCATGCCTGCGCCACCCTCCTCTGCTGCCGGACCCCCGGCCCCGGGACCGAGCGCTCCGCCAGCTACTCCTCggggcacagccacccccccgGCGGCAAGGGGGGGCCGATCCCGGGGGGCAAGCTGGACCCTGCCACTCAGGAGACACTGTTTCGTGCCTAA
- the LRRC55 gene encoding leucine-rich repeat-containing protein 55 — MLLGPWLVAAAAAVAVAAGAGAGCPVLCTCRGQAVDCSGQRLFSVPPELPLDTGNLSLAHNRIASIPPGYLACYGQLRALDLRNNSLVALPAGLFLGARRLVHLDLSYNNFSLVAADMFLEASGLLRLDLSHNPGLRRVHPQAFRGLAQLRELDLSYGGLSAISLDALEGLPGLVGLRLGGNPWVCGCAMEPFLKWLRGRIQRCASDSQLAECRAPPEVAGAPLLSLTEESFQACHLTLTLDDYLFIAFVGFVVSIASVATNFLLGITANCCHRWSKASEDEDV, encoded by the exons ATGCTGCTGGGCCCCTGGCTggtggcggcagcggcggcggtggcggtaGCGGCGGGCGCCGGGGCGGGCTGCCCGGTGCTGTGCACGTGCCGCGGGCAAGCGGTGGACTGCAGCGGGCAGCGGCTCTTCTCGGTGCCCCCTGAGCTGCCGCTGGACACCGGCAACCTCAGCCTGGCCCACAACCGCATCGCCAGCATCCCGCCGGGCTACCTGGCCTGCTACGGCCAGCTGCGGGCCCTCGACCTGCGCAACAACTCGCTGGTGGCTCTGCCGGCCGGGCTCTTCCTGGGCGCCCGTCGCCTGGTGCACCTCGACCTCAGCTACAACAACTTCAGCCTGGTGGCGGCCGACATGTTCCTGGAGGCCAGCGGGCTGCTGCGCCTCGACCTCAGCCACAACCCCGGCCTGCGGCGGGTGCACCCCCAGGCCTTCCGGGGCCTGGCACAGCTGCGGGAGCTGGACCTCAGCTACGGGGGGCTGTCGGCCATCAGCCTCGACGCCCTGGaggggctgccggggctggtGGGCCTCCGCCTGGGCGGCAACCCCTGGGTGTGCGGCTGCGCCATGGAGCCCTTCCTCAAGTGGCTGCGGGGACGCATCCAGCGCTGCGCGTCGG ATTCGCAGCTGGCCGAGTGCCGGGCCCCCCCCGAGGTGGCGGGAGCCCCCCTGCTCTCCCTGACGGAGGAGAGCTTCCAGGCCTGCCACCTCACCCTGACGCTGGACGACTATCTCTTCATCGCCTTCGTCGGCTTCGTCGTCTCCATCGCCTCGGTGGCCACCAACTTCCTGCTGGGCATCACGGCCAACTGCTGCCACCGCTGGAGCAAGGCCAGCGAGGACGAGGACGTTTAG